The DNA sequence TAGAAAATGGCTGAACTAGATAATTTGAGGGTTGGCCATACTCAGGCATTTGCTTGTATTCAAAGTAGCTCCCAAAATACTAcagattttttgtttaattttcttttttggtgtcTTACACAACTCTCTTGCTTGGCCCTTGCAGATGTCAGATACAGTGAAACCACAGTTGTAGTTAAACAGCCGTGCCGTAATCAAATTCAAGGTAAGGCCCTAGTCAACAACCTGAATTGAAATGATGACTACTACATGATACTCTGTGGCATGAACATTAGTGGTTAATCTACAGAGTCTGTACAGCAACAGTTGCATAGTGAGAGTGAGAACAGTTTCTGTGGTTCATGGACTTGTAATTAAATGATCTCATAAGTGATGaggtaattaaataattcagagCAGAAAGTTGGTGGAGTATCCAGACAGATGTAAATCTCCTTGCACACCCGTTCTGTCAGTGTTACTTCTGTGCGAACCCTCATTGGACCTGACTGATGTGACCTAATGAGTATTGAGGAGGGACTGGCCTATCACAGCTTATGGAACACTGTGGCCCtgggcatgatgggaaatgtgGTTTGTTGCTCCTGCAGGTCTGAAGCGGGTGCGTGCGCTGTGTCGGATCCTGCGGTTCCCCCGGGTCATAGAGGAGACGGCGGAGAGCCTGTTCCAGCGAGCCTACGAGCACCCCGCTTTCCTCAAGGTGTCCCTCCAGAAGAAGGAGGTTCTCGGGGGCAGCTGCGTTCTGCTGAGCAGCCGGCAGCACAACTGGCCCGTTGCCATGGGGACCATCTACTCGCTGCTGGAGGCCAGTGAGCACGCCATGGGCATGGTGTACAATGAGCTGGTGAAGATCCTGAACGTGGAGGCCCCTTCCCACAGCATCATGGACCTGCTGCAGAGCCACTGCCACCAGTAAGCCTGCAGCCATGGAGTGTCAGGGTGGGGAAGTGGCTAGAGCGCAGGCTTGTTCTTTTGGGCAGACCACTGGTAAATGATGGGAACCATTCATAACTGTCACAGCATCATTTTTAAGTAAGCTATTTTTACAGCAGTCTAGTATGCAGTCCTGAGCATGCCAGCACAATCTACGAATGCTTGTCACCATACCCCCCAGATGCGTAGGGTTACAGTGCTGACACACACGATATCAGTAGTGTTGAGTAATGTGTGTGCCCGTTAATGCTGTCTCTTTCGGGCAGGTACAAGCTGAGCCCCGCGGATGTGCCGGAGGTGTTCAGCGAGAGCGCGGCTCGGCTGGTGGAGCGCTCGGCTCAGCTGCTGGAGCTGGCGGCCGACACCTGGCTGGTGACGGGGCGGCACCCCGTGCACGTGCTGGCGGGCGTGGTCTACCTGGCCTGGCTCTCCCTGAAGCCCTGCAAGGCGCGGCTGGGCGTGCAGCTGGCCCGCTTCTGCAGGCTGGCCAAGGTGGGCCTGCCCGGCCGGGCGGCGCTGCGGGTGGGTGAGCTGAAGGAGGTCCTGTGCCAACTGGGCCGGGAGCTGCCCTGGCTGAGGGGCACGCCCGTGGAGCCGCGCACCGTCGCCACGGTGACCGCCGACATCCTCGCGCACCGCGTCCTGCTGATGAGGAAGGCCATGCGGAGCTTCGAGCGCGAGCTGCAgccagaccccgcccccgagGGTCAAGCCTgcccagaccccgcccccgagGGTCAAGCCTgcccagaccccgcccccgagGGTCAAGCCTgcccagaccccgcccccgagGGTCAAGCCTgcccagaccccgcccccgagGGTCAAGCCTgcccagaccccgcccccgagGGTCAAGCCTgcccagaccccgcccccgagGGTCAAGCCTGCCCAGACCCCGTCCCCGAGCGCCAAGCCTgcccagaccccgcccccgagcGCCAAGCCTgcccagaccccgcccccgagcGCCAAGCCTgcccagaccccgcccccgagcGCCAAGCCTgcccagaccccgcccccgagcGCCAAGCCTGCCCAGATCCCGCCCCCGAGCGCCAAGCCTGCCCAGACCCCGCCCCTGGGGAGAACGTCCCCATTCCTGATAGCAACTGGGCGAAAAGACACCTGTTTGTGCCCCCCTGTACCAGGAAACCCCGCAAAAAGAGGAGGGTGGAAGAGGTGGGCCCAGTGGTGACGGGGTACGAGGAGATTTCGGACAGCGAGATCGAGGGGTACCTGCGGACGCCGCAGGAAATGGAGGAGTTTGCCGAGTTGCAGAGGAGACTGATGTCTGCTGATAAGTGACTCACGTGCATCTCCTGGGAGATGTCACACGCCCTGTTCATACAGGTCATGATGCTCACCTGAGGGACAATGACGGCAGGACTGTCCGGTTCCTGGCTTTTTCTTCAACTCTCTAGACCAGTGGTGAaagccctgttcctggggatctagcgtcctgtaggctttcactccaaccctaacaaagcacacctcattcacagCTAGTGATCTTTGCAGAAACGGCCTGCAGTGTTCCAGTCTTCGACCAGTCGCGCTCTGTTCTGAATAAGTCTGACTCAGAGACTTCTCTTCTCACTTTAATTTGCTAACATTTGCTGTTAAGGCACATAATTGTGTTCAGTTTGTTAATTGAAGCTTGATTTCCGACGTGTTTCTGCCTTGAATTTCCCCctttacattaaattattgatTTTCAGGGCATTGCTAACTCTTGAACtaactcattttttatttattttttattagtgtggttgccttaggcaaacacactattattatcgcacatattatttatttattattccacccattttttggaccgctactcctcccagacttttcgcaccacatacacgtgccatatgtcaaattgactggcttctttgggaattgtgtgctattactttgtggaaagtttcgctgcacggtttttgagaaatatgactttCTGGCCAATTTTTTCCATTGACAATGAATGGGGACTGTGACATACATATGTGAGTTaagaagttacagcattggttggctttgcacacgtgatgcacTCTTCTCTACGTTTTTACCTGGTTCATCTACAGGGTATTCAGAACCCAGATACGGTGCATATCTCTCTTTTGTCGTAATTACAGAAGACACACATTCGTAAacctcaaatgctttataccacaattTAGATAAGACCTTGACAAAGACGTACATGCATGGATTGTGTTGTTCAAATGAGGTTTCCTGGtgacttagccaccagaaattatatagctgaatgcggaagtgaacgcgataaaaacggtattccaaatgcaaaattacaaatgaaaacgctgtcagctaggtatatcggCAAACACGTTacgtccccagcctctgcttgcctgagtagtgcaggtggaggtaatacccaattgcttaattgcttgattgcctccacctgcctgtggcccaatataagccttGCAGTATGATGCTGGGGAGATTCTTCTTtggggtttcttttgtgtggtttgtgtttggtaggtttttgtgaagctccattattttacatatcagactgtactaaaaagtgcaacaacgctgtcaacaacacgtgtgcatcagcttctggtccggtcttactccagaaaaagacgtcatCTTGTAATACCACATGTTGCTTTGGGCGTTCTCGAACTTCGTAGTACAAACTGGCTTGATCTACGCTTCatcgatccaataggtgacagaataagctttctaaccatgtataatatgtcaaatttgACTTTTGTAACACCGTTTAATATCCCAGCGtattggaaactttggtctcatTAGAGCTGCGTTACATATTCAGTCTGTTGTAGCAGGGAAAGCAAcgctttct is a window from the Anguilla anguilla isolate fAngAng1 chromosome 14, fAngAng1.pri, whole genome shotgun sequence genome containing:
- the brf2 gene encoding transcription factor IIIB 50 kDa subunit, whose protein sequence is MSVLLLLYSLVSELIQAERKPAAGTGSVGIMASGKTCPDCGSSNLVDDSLYSQCQLVCADCGSVVSEGLLTTTRSEEIQGTDVRYSETTVVVKQPCRNQIQGLKRVRALCRILRFPRVIEETAESLFQRAYEHPAFLKVSLQKKEVLGGSCVLLSSRQHNWPVAMGTIYSLLEASEHAMGMVYNELVKILNVEAPSHSIMDLLQSHCHQYKLSPADVPEVFSESAARLVERSAQLLELAADTWLVTGRHPVHVLAGVVYLAWLSLKPCKARLGVQLARFCRLAKVGLPGRAALRVGELKEVLCQLGRELPWLRGTPVEPRTVATVTADILAHRVLLMRKAMRSFERELQPDPAPEGQACPDPAPEGQACPDPAPEGQACPDPAPEGQACPDPAPEGQACPDPAPEGQACPDPAPEGQACPDPVPERQACPDPAPERQACPDPAPERQACPDPAPERQACPDPAPERQACPDPAPERQACPDPAPGENVPIPDSNWAKRHLFVPPCTRKPRKKRRVEEVGPVVTGYEEISDSEIEGYLRTPQEMEEFAELQRRLMSADK